The window ACTCGTTCATAATTTTTCAAACTGCCCGTCACTGTAAATTCACTTGGACCCCACATGTATTCATATTGCGCAAAATTAAGTTCAGAAAATGCTCTGTTAAGACACTCGGGCCAAGACTCCAGGCGATAGACGTGTAACTGGTAAAATTCCATCATGGCATTTTGATATTCCGGTGAATTGTATTCTCCGGTTTTTTCGCACTGCAGGATGGCGTTTCTGGTCTTTTCCGGTAATTGCTCGATATATATCTGCTGATCTGCAATCCAGCTGGAAGTGCTGAGTAATGCGCCGGAGAGGATGACGCTCTTCACGCCTTCGGGTTTTTTCGTAAGTATATATTCTGCTGCCAATGACGAACCCCACGACTGCCCTAACAAATGCACCTGATCCAATCCTAAAGAATTACGCACCTGCTGCAGTTCTTCCACAAAACGGTCTATGGTCCACAGTGAAGTATCAGCCGGTCTTTCGGAATTGCCGCAGCCCAGTTGATCATAGAAAACAACAGGACGCTTATCGGCAAGTTTTTCCAGAGGCTCCAGATAGGTATGCGAAGCACCGGGACCGCCATGCAGAATGAGAAGCGGTATCTCGGATTTATTCTTGCCCACAATTTTGTACCAGACTTTGCCACCGGTTACAGAGATGAAACCTTCTTCCATATTCTCAGTAGATTTTGTAATTTCATGCTTTTTTGGCATAACACATCCTCCTATTAAAATTCCAGAAAGTATCAATATTTTAAAAAATGTTGTACATGAATTCATTGTATTCCTCACCCAGCCTGTCTTATGCCAAAGTTTCAAAACATTGTCTGAATCAGCAGCAGCTAATTTGATTTGATATTTAACCACTTCATTTCCTTATTCCCAAAATTCATTGAATTAAAGAAAATTCTTAAATTTGACTATCACCGTGGCAGAGCCAAGGTGTATCTAAATTTATTTCAGCAAGCTGAAAATCGAATTTTCATTATTTACCCCTCTGCCTTCGGCATCTCCCCTCAAACAGGGGAGAAATTTCGGAAAACCCCGACGCAAGCGTCGAGGAATTCTATTGATTAAAATTAATTCGCGGATGATTATCTGTCAAAGAAAAGACGCAGAAGTATACTTCAAAAATCTGCTAATTTGACAGAGAAAAAAATCCCAGCTCCATTTCTGGTTACCGGGATTATTATTTTCTATTTTTTTCTAGATTTATTTCTTGTACTCCAAACCAAATCCATATGGAAACATGGGATTATAACCTTCATCACCCAGATTCCAGTTCTCATCATCGTAGCGCGGCCAGGAAAAGCTGAGTTTTCCCTGTATTGGATAATCACCAAATAGTACATCAGCAACTCCTTGCCCTTCCGAGCCGGGGAACCAGGCAACTACAAATGCTTTTGTTTCTGCCAATTCCTGCTCAATTACCAGCGGACGTCCACAGATCATGACAGCAACTACCGGAATACCTTTGCTGGTAATATTTCTGATAGTTTCAAGATCTTCCGGATGAAGTTCATGCAGATACAGATGTGTTCCATAAGGTCCTTCTTTCATGATTGTTGCATCGTCTTTATCATAAGTTTCATCAGCAGTGGAACCTTTGCTGATCTTCAAGCCTTTAGCAAGGCCTTCTATTCTGATATCACCCAGCATTTCTGCATAAGGTATTTCACCAATACATACGATCGCAACCTCGTGCTTTTCGGGATCAGCATTTAAGCCATCGACGTTTAGTTCGGCGTTTGGAGCAACTCTTTGAATGCCTTCCCAGATAGAAGTTCCACCAATAATTGATGATCTGTGAGGTGTCTCTTTTTTCACTTTTTTATCTCTTAGTTTCTCTTTTTCAGAATCAGACATTATATAGGATTGGTCTTTTGATTCATCTGCATCATCTACACCCTGCCAGGCTACGGTGAATCCACCACATTGATAACCGCGGTTGTGAGCATTTTTTCCAGCAACTAAAATTTTGGCATCTTTTTTTAGTGGTAAGATATCATCTTCATTTTTCAGCATTACCATTGATTTGCGTACAGCTTCCCGGGCAACTTCCCGGTGTTCTTCAGAACCAAAACAAGAAGTGTCTTGGGATAATTTTCTTTCAGAAGGTCTTGGTTTTTGGAACATACCAAATTCAAATTTCACTCTTAGAATACGACGAACAGCATCATCCAAGCGTTCCATAGGAATTCGTCCATTTTGTACATTCTTTTTAATGTGATCGATGAATTCTTTCCATTTTCCAGTGATCATGAACATATCCATTCCGGCATTTAAAGCCATCACAGAAGATTCTTCATAACTTTCATCCAGATAATCGATTCCATCCCAATCTGAAATTACAAATCCGTTAAAACCTAACTCATTTTTGAGCAGATCGGTAAGCAGGAATTTATGACCGTGACATTTTTCGCCAAACCAGCTACTTAGCGAAACCATCACTGTCAGCACGCCAGCATCGATAGCTGCTTTGTATGGTGGTACGTGAAGCTTTCGCAATTCTTCTTCACTGATACACATATCTCCCTGATCAATACCGTGCAGGGTTGCACCATCTCCAATGAAATGTTTAGCACAGGCTATCACGTTTTCTTCAGTATAATTTCCCTGCAATCCCATTACAAATCTGGGAGCATATTCAGATACGATCTTGGGGTCTTCAGAATAACTCTCATAAGTTCTAC is drawn from Candidatus Cloacimonadota bacterium and contains these coding sequences:
- a CDS encoding proline iminopeptidase-family hydrolase, with product MEEGFISVTGGKVWYKIVGKNKSEIPLLILHGGPGASHTYLEPLEKLADKRPVVFYDQLGCGNSERPADTSLWTIDRFVEELQQVRNSLGLDQVHLLGQSWGSSLAAEYILTKKPEGVKSVILSGALLSTSSWIADQQIYIEQLPEKTRNAILQCEKTGEYNSPEYQNAMMEFYQLHVYRLESWPECLNRAFSELNFAQYEYMWGPSEFTVTGSLKNYERVDQLYKIDLPVLFTCGEFDEATPATTRYYQENLPGSRLHIFEDASHEHHLEKTKK
- a CDS encoding glycoside hydrolase family 3 protein encodes the protein MKNFENRISELLAKMTLDQKVGQIVQPERQFVTPEEVKKYHIGSVLSGGGSVPGENKPEDWIKMNDEYWAASMEEDEDHLAIPLIYGVDAIHGNTNVLGAVVFPHNIGLGAAHDPDLLERVASTTAKEIAAIGVEWTFAPTLAVARNDHWGRTYESYSEDPKIVSEYAPRFVMGLQGNYTEENVIACAKHFIGDGATLHGIDQGDMCISEEELRKLHVPPYKAAIDAGVLTVMVSLSSWFGEKCHGHKFLLTDLLKNELGFNGFVISDWDGIDYLDESYEESSVMALNAGMDMFMITGKWKEFIDHIKKNVQNGRIPMERLDDAVRRILRVKFEFGMFQKPRPSERKLSQDTSCFGSEEHREVAREAVRKSMVMLKNEDDILPLKKDAKILVAGKNAHNRGYQCGGFTVAWQGVDDADESKDQSYIMSDSEKEKLRDKKVKKETPHRSSIIGGTSIWEGIQRVAPNAELNVDGLNADPEKHEVAIVCIGEIPYAEMLGDIRIEGLAKGLKISKGSTADETYDKDDATIMKEGPYGTHLYLHELHPEDLETIRNITSKGIPVVAVMICGRPLVIEQELAETKAFVVAWFPGSEGQGVADVLFGDYPIQGKLSFSWPRYDDENWNLGDEGYNPMFPYGFGLEYKK